The sequence AGGACGGGCCACGCGGAGTAGACGTGGTTGACGCGAGAGATCGCGTGCGTACGGCTCCGTTGCGTGTGCATCGCACCCGCGCAAAAACCGCGCAAAAACCGCGCAAAAACCGGGCAGAAACTTGGCAAAAAAGAGAGTGGCCGCGAGAACTGGACCGTACGAGAATATCTCCACATCGCGGGAAGGTCTTGCCGGGAGCGCGACCCCACCTATCCCAGGCGTACTCCGTTTCGGTTGCTCGTGTCTCTCGTAAACGTTTATCCGCCGTCGCGCCATCGCTCGTAAGGCTGACTTTAACGAGACACCGACTCCGGGAACACCGCTATTTTCGAGCATCGCTCGACGAACAAGTTCACGGATAATCGATAAACTCGCATTTGTATCTAAACGCGGGTCAAGGGCCTCCCGCGAGTCGCTCTATCGCCGTGAAACTTCCGCGTTATCGCCCTCGGCGGCGATCGACGCATCGCTCGAGAATCCACCTGTACGAGGGTGGCCGTCGGTGGCCGTCGGTCGCCGGTCGCCGTTCCTCGGTGTCTATTTTCCGAAACGGAGACCGCCTTCCCGACACGACTGAATTCCGGGACGTTTCGAATCGTCGGACCGAGCGCGATAGCGCGCGGACGCGTACGAGACAGACTTTGCGCAAATAAAATGTTGTTCGAAACGCGTTCGAGGCGAGTTGACACTGTCGGGCGACGACGGTTGCGCAAGTCCCGCGTCCCAAAGCGCGGGCGATAGCGAACATCGTCGCGACGTGGGAAGGGACGCGCGCGTATCGGTTGCCGAATTGCGCGCGGAAAAATCGCCGTTACGGGGGAGAGAACTTAAGATCGTTGCCGCGATAGACGGAAACTCTCGATCACCGTTCGACGGCTGGCGTAATCGACTGCCGAACACGAAAGCGGGGCTAGCGTACAAACGAGAAGAGGAGAGGCGACGCGACTCCGGTCGCGGTAGCTTTTTTGCTCGCCGTTCCGAAGGAGGGTTCGCCGTCACGCATTTTAATACATCAAGCTTTTCAATTTTGCCGCGGCCGGTATCGCGACGAGCCCTGCCCGTCGAAACGACGCTCCTGATATATCGCTTAGGCGGTCCGTTACGCGTTCATCAACGCGGAATCGATACGCGTGCGTGCGGGCGATCGCCGGCGCGTTGACCGCTCGCGAGCGCGAGACCCGCTCTACCGTCCGAGAGCGGAGATCGGACGCGCGAAAACACAATCAAGACCGTACGGCAAAAACACTAATTTAAACGGAACGAAGGAAATACGTAGTCGCATCCGCTGTGTATCAGGATGAATGGCGCTCGCTCGGTTACTACGAATCACGATTTACCGTTTTGCGACTTTTTTCTCCGATCTCTCCCCCTCGCCCCTTCCATCTCTCATTCCGCTTCCATctcctcatcctcctcctcctcctcctcctcctcctcctcctcctccacctcatCCACCTCCTTCCTCCGTCTCTGTCTCTTTCCCTCGCCGCATCCAACCGACTGTCCGTCCCGTGCGTCTCTCGACGCGACAGGGGACACGCTCGACTCTCTCGAACCAGTGGCCTGTGGAGCAGCGCGACCATCGGGGGTTGGATAGAGAGGTCCAGCGAAGAaccgaggaagagagagaaagagagagaaagagggaacgaCGGTTGCATAGAGTAGGAGGATCCGGTAGGTAAAGCCGTTATTGCCAAAAAGGATAATACGAGGGaagattaaattttttttcgACCCGTCCTTTCGAGCTCAACCGACCGCGTGATCGCGCTTTGCTGCTTCTCGCGTTGTACATTGTGTACATTTTTGCGAAACGCGGCACACGTTCGTTTCATCCCTTTGCTGGCCCGTTCCCTCTCCTTCGTCTCCGTTCCGCCGTGCCGTCGTATCGTCGCGTCGTCGCGGCCACCCGTAAAGGAGCTCCAGAGACGCGTCTTTTATCGGTCCGGATACGATGGCCGCGGGAGTATCGCCGAACGATCGAACGGTTAAaagacaatttatatttaaatcccGTTTCATCAAAGCTCTTAATCCGAAGGAAATCCAGCCCCCGAAGTAGAAGAGATCCTTCGCGGCGGTTAAATCTTTAATAATCCATTCTTGAGTGGCGCTCGTACAGCGGCGTGTAGCGCCGTGTAAAGCCGTATCGGTCGGCCGACCAGTATTTTTCGTAACGCTGTACGCTCGGAAGTTGGCGGGTGCGCGCGTTAGGGCGCGGGGGTCGCCGCCAGTTTGGCACGGTGGGCAAATTTGCCGGCAGGAAACCGAGACGAACTTTCGACGGGTTTTCGCGGTACACGGGTTGCCGCTGGCCGAAATATCAGAATCTACGTACCTCGTATTACGTTCGCCCGCATCAATTAGGCATTTTAATCGGAAAGGCTTCGCGCGCCACTATCGCGGAATAGTTGCGATATACTAGCGTATTACGATACGAGCAGGCATGCCCGGAGAATTGGAACGTGGTTGCGTTAACATAATGGAATTCCGCGGAATGTTATACCCATTATACATAGCCGATTGCGTCATCGGTCCGATATATAGccacgatagaaaaataatgctCGGCCTCCGACGACCGACTCGCTTCAATTTTCTAGATTGCTCGAGAAACAAAGATACCTCCGCCGCGTATTTGCCGATCTCCGAGCGACCGATCGATCTCGGCCGTTTCGCGACGGAACGGCGGCGGGCAAATTAGATTACGCGATGCGACCAGATTTTCGGTTCGCCTACCGAGGTGGCGAATAGAAGGGAACCGGGAAGGGGCGACGAGCCGAAAAAACGATGCAACCGCGTTCTCTGTTAGTCGTGACGATCGAGAACGCGCCGAGGAGGACCTACGTCGGTTTCGGGGAAGCCAAGGCTCGTCGATCCCGGATCGAATCGGAGGAATCCGACGAGCCGCGTCGAAGGGCAGACGCGATCGGATTGCGAAACGAAGCGCGCGCGGTAGCCGTTCGTTTAATAACTTGCGCCGGTGGCGGACGATAAATAATGCAGGAGACACCGTCGTCCCGATGTAATTAACGAGAACAGCCGATACCCGGTGTGTGTCACGTATGCGCGAACGAGCGCGTAGTCAATATTTGTCATTCGTTTTAACAAAAAGAACGTTACAAAACGGTCGGATGCTCCGCGTCCAAATATTGACTATGCTCATTGACGTTCATTGATACTCTCAATTAGCGCACACCGTCGAAGCCGATCGCCGGGTAATTGGACCTCTCCGGCAAAGGCAGGGCGGTCAGTCCGTCCGGTCTTTCCGTTGGACGTCGCGTCGTTTCGGGTAAAAACATTTCGCTTCTCGCGGTAATTGGGAGCGCGCCGGACGCCGCGACTCTACCCTACGATTTCTCGCGTGCTCTTGCGACCGCGCGAGTTTACCTCGAAAACCGAGCCTCCAATTATGACCGCGTCGCCTTCTCTCCCGCCTTTGGGGACCGCCGACCGCCAACCGCCGCCACCCTCGCCGTTACCCTTCCGACCCGAGCCGCGTCGCGACACCCCCTCGCTCCTTTGGTCATTTTCCGCAATTTTCCGAGCCGCCGAGGCGCCTCTGCAGCAAGCCGGCTCTACGCGCCGCGATACACCTTCTCGAGAGACGGACAGCACGACGGATCTCGTTTGCCCCGCGAATCCAATTACGCGCCCGCGTCGGTGTTCCCGCGCGATTCGCCGTTTCGCTCGGTTTTTTCCTCCCGAGTCCCCCCTTTGATCGCGAGCCGCCGATCAAAGGAATAGTTGGCGCGCGGTTTTTGTGTCGTCGACATGTTGTGTACGGCCGATTGGTTTCGAACGCGTCGATCGCGTACCCGAAAGGAAAGGACTCGTTCGGAGGACCGAATCGATTCGTaacgaaaacgaagaaacgagaatGTGTACTCACCCTTTCCTCCTCGCGTATCATCTCGGCGATGCCGGGCTTGATCTCCAGATCGTCTCCGGGTGTCGGCTGTCCGGGGCCGCCTTGCTGGtgatgctgctgctgttgctgttgctgctgttgctgctgctgaaCGGAGAGCTGTTGTCCGTGTGCGGTCAGGTGGTTGACGGAGGCGTGGGTACCGGAAGTCACGTGGCCGGGCACATGGTGAGCGGCCACGGAGTGCGAACCCTGCTGTCCCTGAGGGGGCGGTGGCGGGGGCGGCGGCAACGGCAGCGATACCGGAAGTTCCTGAAGGTTGATCTGCGGGGTAACGGAGACGTTGGGAGTGCCGGGTGATCCGAGAGATCTCGGAGTGGAGCTGCTGGTCAGCATGCCGTGAATGTCAGGCACGATCACGCCAGCGCCAGAGTTGGGGTCCTGATCGTCCGGCAGGCTACCGGAAGCTACCCGATCGgggctgctgcccggtggcgatCGCTCCCCCGATATTCGGCACCGCTTCTTCCTGTGCATCGCGGCCGCGTTCGCCGCCTCCTCCAGGCTCGGCCTGGAGGTCAGCTCCTGTTCGCTGTTGACGTCCGCCAGGCCGCGGATCTTGAGGCTCTCCGCGACCTTTAGCAGTGGGCCGATCTGCTCTTGCGACACGTTGATCTCGCCCTTGTACATGAACTCGACGGCGGCCTTCAACTCCGGCCACTTGATGTCCTTCATGATCACGATCGGGTGCTGGCAGGGATTGTCGAAGAACAGGGCCTGGAAGTACGGGCTGCACGCGGACAGCACCATCTTGTGCGCTTTCACGCTGTGCCCGTCGCAGGCCAGAGTGACGTCGACGAAGCTTTCGCTCTGCAGGAGCTGATCGAACACGTTCGTCAGGTTCGTCTGATAGTTGTTCCACCTCAGGCAAAATTGCTGGGGCGACCCAGCTCCGCTCTGTTGCGTCATGTTTTCGTCGGATTTCGCGTCTCTGTCGGATGCTCCCCCGCTTCCTATTCCTCGTTTCGTTCCTCTTCCTGTTCCTGTTCCGCTTTCTTTCCTCTCCtcgtcctcttcttcctcttcctcctccgcggCGTCGTCCTCCTCTTCcggctcctcctcctcctcttcctcctcctcctcctcgctcTCGCGGTCCTGCTTCTCTTCTCGCTCCGCCAGCACCGTCCGCTCCACCTCCACCTCCAGCTCCTTCGCGGCTTCGGCTCGCTCCTTCACACGTTCCCGCTCCGTTTCGATCGTGGGTGTCTCGTGTCGCGAGAACGTCGTTCCGTTGACGCCTCGGGGGTTTCAACGACCGATCGCGAGCGCGTCAACAGCCAGGCCGCATCTGtaacacacacgtacacagcCACGCGCGAAATTTGAATCGCGCGTATCTCGACACGCCTGTCCACGCGTCGTCTCCTCGTGGCAACGGGCGAGGGGCCGTCAAACGTGCGGGTCCTCGGGATTGCTCGTCCCGAGGGTGTCGCGGCCGAGCATCCTTTTCCCCTGGACCGTCTTCCGATGTACCCCGTGTCTCTCTCGCCCTGTCCTTCCCACCGTTTCTCTCGCTCAAATAGTCCGACTCGCGGTTTCCGCTCGATCTATCGGGATCCGTGAGATCGTCGCTCGTCAATGACCTCGCACGACCCGCGTGGTCGAACGCATCCTTTCCGACGAAGGCTCGCAATTCGAGCGGCGACTCGTACCACGGCGAGTAGAGCAggccgcacgcgcgctcgcgctcgcgcccgCGCGACTTTCGAAAAGGGACCGTGCGGGTGTTCCCGCGCGCGCCACGCGAACCGAACTCGCCTCCGTACGGACCTCGCGATCGTTCCGCTCGACCGATCCGTGTTTCCTGCACGCGTCGCTGCGCCCGAGCACGGGTCCCGTGGTCCGAAAAACCTCGCCGCGGTGTTCAGCTGTCAAAAGTAGCGGCGACAGCGGTCCCACAGGTCGCGTTGAAAATCACCATCGACGCGAAACACTGGGCGGCACCGATCGTCACTGCTGGATCAGCACTGGCAATCGAAAATCGCGCGCGCGATGCGGCGACGCGTGTGGACGCGCGCGTTCGACAGACCGATGGGGCGAGCAACGACGCACGATCTACACCCCGTGACGAGCGCGTCGCAACTGAGaggctcgccgcggcgcggcgacggTTCGCTCGAGCGGCAGCAGTAGAGAGGCCGTGAGGCGGTCGAGCGCCGATATACCGTGTGTTTGCAGCGGTGCCAGCGGCGTGGCTGGCGTGGCGGTGCTGCGTGGGAGCGACGGAGACCGTTGCGGGGAAAGAGATCGGCCAA comes from Nomia melanderi isolate GNS246 chromosome 7, iyNomMela1, whole genome shotgun sequence and encodes:
- the LOC116424941 gene encoding protein bric-a-brac 1 isoform X3; this encodes MTQQSGAGSPQQFCLRWNNYQTNLTNVFDQLLQSESFVDVTLACDGHSVKAHKMVLSACSPYFQALFFDNPCQHPIVIMKDIKWPELKAAVEFMYKGEINVSQEQIGPLLKVAESLKIRGLADVNSEQELTSRPSLEEAANAAAMHRKKRCRISGERSPPGSSPDRVASGSLPDDQDPNSGAGVIVPDIHGMLTSSSTPRSLGSPGTPNVSVTPQINLQELPVSLPLPPPPPPPPQGQQGSHSVAAHHVPGHVTSGTHASVNHLTAHGQQLSVQQQQQQQQQQQQHHQQGGPGQPTPGDDLEIKPGIAEMIREEERAKLLESSHAWLGASTSSIAADYTTLLKLKAPTWTRHDLQEAIEAVVTQKMRFTQASTKYGIPKGTLYDNILGKTKRMMVLEEAGLNSSEETAVLEFCCDISVSPYNRRTKKSLNAILNFVEKLRRKREPGFVFNGLSGFRWWWAFCKKHSIVSLYFNDENENDQ
- the LOC116424941 gene encoding uncharacterized protein LOC116424941 isoform X4, which encodes MTQQSGAGSPQQFCLRWNNYQTNLTNVFDQLLQSESFVDVTLACDGHSVKAHKMVLSACSPYFQALFFDNPCQHPIVIMKDIKWPELKAAVEFMYKGEINVSQEQIGPLLKVAESLKIRGLADVNSEQELTSRPSLEEAANAAAMHRKKRCRISGERSPPGSSPDRVASGSLPDDQDPNSGAGVIVPDIHGMLTSSSTPRSLGSPGTPNVSVTPQINLQELPVSLPLPPPPPPPPQGQQGSHSVAAHHVPGHVTSGTHASVNHLTAHGQQLSVQQQQQQQQQQQQHHQQGGPGQPTPGDDLEIKPGIAEMIREEERVRPGGVSDKWVPTTRRLSTFPIGSCGNRSREDRRDGLLFDPRESRTMTPRLNIHRLGNGAF